One window of the Clupea harengus chromosome 20, Ch_v2.0.2, whole genome shotgun sequence genome contains the following:
- the LOC116225168 gene encoding septin-6-like isoform X3 encodes MKKLDSKVNIIPIIAKSDAISKSELTKFKIKITSELVSNGVQIYQFPTDDETVAEINSTMNGHLPFAVVGSTEEVKIGNKMVKARQYPWGTVQVENENHCDFVKLREMLVRVNMEDLREQTHTRHYELYRRCKLEEMGFKDTDPDCKPFSLQETYEAKRNEFMGELQKKEEEMRQMFVQRVKEKESELKEAEKELHEKFDRLKKLHQDEKKKLEDKRKSLDDELNNFKQKRTAADLLQSQAQQAGGSTTLKRDKERKK; translated from the exons ATGAAGAAGCTGGACAGCAAG GTCAACATCATCCCTATCATTGCCAAATCGGATGCCATTTCCAAGAGTGAGCTCACCAAATTTAAGATCAAGATCACAAGCGAACTGGTCAGCAATGGAGTTCAGATTTACCAATTCCCCACAGACGACGAGACCGTGGCTGAGATCAACTCCACCATGAAT GGCCATTTGCCGTTCGCTGTGGTGGGCAGCACTGAGGAAGTGAAGATCGGGAACAAGATGGTGAAAGCGAGGCAGTATCCCTGGGGGACGGTGCAGG TGGAGAATGAGAATCACTGTGACTTCGTGAAGCTGAGGGAGATGTTGGTCCGGGTGAACAtggaggatctgagggagcagacgcacacacgccaCTACGAGCTCTACCGCCGATGCAAGCTGGAGGAGATGGGCTTCAAAGACACCGACCCCGACTGCAAACCCTTCAG TCTGCAGGAGACCTACGAGGCCAAGAGGAACGAGTTCATGGGGGAGCTtcagaagaaggaggaggagatgcgGCAGATGTTCGTGCAGCGAGTGAAGGAGAAGGAGTCTGAGCtgaaggaggcagagaaggag CTGCATGAGAAGTTTGACCGCCTGAAGAAGCTGCACCAGGATGAGAAGAAGAAGTTGGAGGACAAAAGGAAGTCTCTGGATGATGAGCTCAACAATTTCAAGCAGAAGAGGACTGCTGCTGACCTCCTGCAGTCCCAGGCCCAGCAGGCAGGGGGCTCCACCACACTcaagagggataaagagaggaaaaagtaA
- the LOC116225168 gene encoding septin-6-like isoform X1: MKKLDSKVNIIPIIAKSDAISKSELTKFKIKITSELVSNGVQIYQFPTDDETVAEINSTMNGHLPFAVVGSTEEVKIGNKMVKARQYPWGTVQVENENHCDFVKLREMLVRVNMEDLREQTHTRHYELYRRCKLEEMGFKDTDPDCKPFSLQETYEAKRNEFMGELQKKEEEMRQMFVQRVKEKESELKEAEKELHEKFDRLKKLHQDEKKKLEDKRKSLDDELNNFKQKRTAADLLQSQAQQAGGSTTLKRDKERKN; this comes from the exons ATGAAGAAGCTGGACAGCAAG GTCAACATCATCCCTATCATTGCCAAATCGGATGCCATTTCCAAGAGTGAGCTCACCAAATTTAAGATCAAGATCACAAGCGAACTGGTCAGCAATGGAGTTCAGATTTACCAATTCCCCACAGACGACGAGACCGTGGCTGAGATCAACTCCACCATGAAT GGCCATTTGCCGTTCGCTGTGGTGGGCAGCACTGAGGAAGTGAAGATCGGGAACAAGATGGTGAAAGCGAGGCAGTATCCCTGGGGGACGGTGCAGG TGGAGAATGAGAATCACTGTGACTTCGTGAAGCTGAGGGAGATGTTGGTCCGGGTGAACAtggaggatctgagggagcagacgcacacacgccaCTACGAGCTCTACCGCCGATGCAAGCTGGAGGAGATGGGCTTCAAAGACACCGACCCCGACTGCAAACCCTTCAG TCTGCAGGAGACCTACGAGGCCAAGAGGAACGAGTTCATGGGGGAGCTtcagaagaaggaggaggagatgcgGCAGATGTTCGTGCAGCGAGTGAAGGAGAAGGAGTCTGAGCtgaaggaggcagagaaggag CTGCATGAGAAGTTTGACCGCCTGAAGAAGCTGCACCAGGATGAGAAGAAGAAGTTGGAGGACAAAAGGAAGTCTCTGGATGATGAGCTCAACAATTTCAAGCAGAAGAGGACTGCTGCTGACCTCCTGCAGTCCCAGGCCCAGCAGGCAGGGGGCTCCACCACACTcaagagggataaagagaggaaaaa TTAA
- the LOC116225168 gene encoding septin-6-like isoform X2 — protein MKKLDSKVNIIPIIAKSDAISKSELTKFKIKITSELVSNGVQIYQFPTDDETVAEINSTMNGHLPFAVVGSTEEVKIGNKMVKARQYPWGTVQVENENHCDFVKLREMLVRVNMEDLREQTHTRHYELYRRCKLEEMGFKDTDPDCKPFSLQETYEAKRNEFMGELQKKEEEMRQMFVQRVKEKESELKEAEKELHEKFDRLKKLHQDEKKKLEDKRKSLDDELNNFKQKRTAADLLQSQAQQAGGSTTLKRDKERKN, from the exons ATGAAGAAGCTGGACAGCAAG GTCAACATCATCCCTATCATTGCCAAATCGGATGCCATTTCCAAGAGTGAGCTCACCAAATTTAAGATCAAGATCACAAGCGAACTGGTCAGCAATGGAGTTCAGATTTACCAATTCCCCACAGACGACGAGACCGTGGCTGAGATCAACTCCACCATGAAT GGCCATTTGCCGTTCGCTGTGGTGGGCAGCACTGAGGAAGTGAAGATCGGGAACAAGATGGTGAAAGCGAGGCAGTATCCCTGGGGGACGGTGCAGG TGGAGAATGAGAATCACTGTGACTTCGTGAAGCTGAGGGAGATGTTGGTCCGGGTGAACAtggaggatctgagggagcagacgcacacacgccaCTACGAGCTCTACCGCCGATGCAAGCTGGAGGAGATGGGCTTCAAAGACACCGACCCCGACTGCAAACCCTTCAG TCTGCAGGAGACCTACGAGGCCAAGAGGAACGAGTTCATGGGGGAGCTtcagaagaaggaggaggagatgcgGCAGATGTTCGTGCAGCGAGTGAAGGAGAAGGAGTCTGAGCtgaaggaggcagagaaggag CTGCATGAGAAGTTTGACCGCCTGAAGAAGCTGCACCAGGATGAGAAGAAGAAGTTGGAGGACAAAAGGAAGTCTCTGGATGATGAGCTCAACAATTTCAAGCAGAAGAGGACTGCTGCTGACCTCCTGCAGTCCCAGGCCCAGCAGGCAGGGGGCTCCACCACACTcaagagggataaagagaggaaaaa CTGA
- the rab41 gene encoding ras-related protein Rab-41 isoform X4, which yields MSTTTGGGEFGNPLRKFKLVFLGEQSVGKTSLITRFMYDSFDNTYQATIGIDFLSKTMYLEDRTVRLQLWDTAGQERFRSLIPSYIRDSTIAVVVYDITNLNSFQQTSKWIDDVRTERGSDVIIMLVGNKTDLADKRQVSVEAAERKARELNVMYIETSAKAGYNVKQTDHH from the exons ATGTCGACAACGACGGGTGGTGGAGAGTTTGGGAACCCCCTGCGGAAATTCAAGCTCGTTTTCTTAGGCGAGCAAAGTG TGGGGAAGACCTCACTCATCACCAGGTTTATGTACGACAGCTTTGACAATACATATCAG gCAACAATTGGAATAGACTTTCTATCAAAAACGATGTACCTGGAAGATCGTACG GTTCGTCTCCAGCTCTGGGACACTGCTGGTCAGGAGCGCTTCCGTAGCCTCATCCCGAGCTACATTCGTGACTCCACCATCGCTGTGGTGGTCTATGACATCACCA ACTTAAATTCATTCCAGCAGACCTCAAAGTGGATTGATGATGTCAGAACAGAGCGGGGGAGTGATGTCATCATCATGTTAGTTGGCAACAAGACAGACTTGGCTGATAAAAG GCAAGTGTCAGTAGAGGCTGCGGAGAGGAAAGCTCGGGAGCTCAATGTGATGTACATAGAGACCAGCGCCAAGGCTGGCTATAACGTCAAGCAG ACAGATCACCACTGA